In Exiguobacterium acetylicum, the genomic stretch AAATGCTCTTGCCAACGCGGTTCATAAATCGAGTTGATTTGAAGCTGTGAACCGCCCGCATGGATGAAGTGTTCGCTATCGAGCATGATCCCGATATGCGATGGACCATCCGTGTAGGTATTCTGGAAGAAGACGATATCCGAGCGTTTGCCGCTTGAGATACTCGTCCGACGATTCGTAAAGAACGCACCGTACCAGTAGCCACGAACATTCGTCCGACCACCGTATTTTCCAGCCTTGTTCGTCGCGTAATGAATCAAACCGGAACAGTCAAAACCACCGTTCACGGCATCTTGCGAACCCCATGTGTAAGGTGTGCCGATATGTTGAACGGCTGCTTGGATCAGCTTTTCACCGCGCGTATTATTCTTTTTAACGACCCGTTTATCGGACGTGATCGTCACAGCGGATACAGGAAGATAAACAGGTGTCCAGCCTGACTGGATGACATAGAAGTTTCCGACTCGATGACGCGGATAAACGCGTTTGCCTTGTTCAACGAGTCCGCTACCTTTTGGACTCGTCGGACTCGCAAAGAACGACGTCGTCTGTTTGACCGTATAGATTTTCGCCCGGTCGATCGCTTTTTGTGTCAGTTTCATATCGGGTTTGCTCGTGCTGATATAAGGGTTGAGGACGTAACCGGTCTGACCATTTGCCAGGCGAACTTGCCAAAAATCATCATCAATTGATTTTAGACCAATTAATTTCGTCCCTTTCTTCAAATAGGCAGCTGGGCGACTGTAAGCCACGTCAGCAGAGAAGAGTGGCGTCTGGTCCAGATGGACATAAAATGTCGTGCCTTTTTTTGCTTTTGCCGTCGGCTTGTTCAGTCCGATACGACTCGAATCGACGAAACCAAAGGTGTTTTTATATTTGACGCGTGTATAATAACCGCTTTTTCCGTAGATCGAAATCGAGGTCCCTTTTTTTAGTGTGCCGATTTTTTTACCCGACAGTTTTGCCTGCGAACGAATGACGACATCGTCTTCCGTCACGTAGCGTTGACCAGTGACGTCATACAGATCCGGCTTTTTCGTGACGAGATCCGTCGTCTTGACGTAAGCGTGAACTCCACGGAAGATGATTCGGCTATAGGCACCGCTTGTGCCATACACCGTCAGCAGCGTATTCGTTTGGTGTTGCTTTAAGACAGGACTTGAAGATTTGGCGTCCGAATAGATTGGCGTAGCGCGCTGAACATAGAGGCGTGCAGTCTTCGGATAGTATTTCAACGTACCGAGATGTGCCGTCAACACATAGGCATACTCGTCGTTTCGTTTGATTCGTGTAAATGAACCCTCGACGCCGTACGTCTGAAGCGAAGTATTCACAGGAAGCGATTGTACGACTTTTCCTTTTGTAGTCGCAGTAGCATAGACTGTCGTCTGCTGTTGGGCGTAACGTAGCCCTGTTTCCGGATGGTTCACGACCGGCGCATCTGCTAAATCAGTCGTCAATACGAAGGCGTAACCCGTCTTAGTCGCAACACGTGTAAAAGTGCCAATCGTACCGAATGTTTCGAATGCTTGATTTTGAACGACGGCTGTCTTCGCGCTCGTCGTCTTCGGCTCAACGAAGAGAGCAGTCGCTCGTTTGGCATAACGCAGACCCGTTTCCGGATAGTTTTCGACCTGCGCATCTACTAATTCGGTTGTTAGAATGAACGCATAACCGGTTTTAGTCGCTACGCGCGTAAAGCTATCCGTCGTTCCGAACGTTTCAAATGCTTGATTTTGAGTGACAGCTGTCTTCGCGCTCGTCGTCTTCGGTTCAACGAAAAGAGAAGTCGCTCGTTTGGCATAACGCGTTCCAACTAATTTTGGAAGTTGCTCGAGTTGTGTCGTA encodes the following:
- a CDS encoding SH3 domain-containing C40 family peptidase, whose translation is MKKWTAHVAGLAATLMLSSVLPAPAFAESPPVQPTAETQTVTETTGTTYLKEDAALLQTADSATVIQQLPAGTTLKTLGTDGDFTRVSWQEGAAYVATNALTQTAPVFQKQATLMSKSPLSLVASPFDPTVVTTLPAYQRIDTYGTFDTFTRLKWNEQYVYVSTTQLEQLPKLVGTRYAKRATSLFVEPKTTSAKTAVTQNQAFETFGTTDSFTRVATKTGYAFILTTELVDAQVENYPETGLRYAKRATALFVEPKTTSAKTAVVQNQAFETFGTIGTFTRVATKTGYAFVLTTDLADAPVVNHPETGLRYAQQQTTVYATATTKGKVVQSLPVNTSLQTYGVEGSFTRIKRNDEYAYVLTAHLGTLKYYPKTARLYVQRATPIYSDAKSSSPVLKQHQTNTLLTVYGTSGAYSRIIFRGVHAYVKTTDLVTKKPDLYDVTGQRYVTEDDVVIRSQAKLSGKKIGTLKKGTSISIYGKSGYYTRVKYKNTFGFVDSSRIGLNKPTAKAKKGTTFYVHLDQTPLFSADVAYSRPAAYLKKGTKLIGLKSIDDDFWQVRLANGQTGYVLNPYISTSKPDMKLTQKAIDRAKIYTVKQTTSFFASPTSPKGSGLVEQGKRVYPRHRVGNFYVIQSGWTPVYLPVSAVTITSDKRVVKKNNTRGEKLIQAAVQHIGTPYTWGSQDAVNGGFDCSGLIHYATNKAGKYGGRTNVRGYWYGAFFTNRRTSISSGKRSDIVFFQNTYTDGPSHIGIMLDSEHFIHAGGSQLQINSIYEPRWQEHFLGFKSM